A segment of the Sanyastnella coralliicola genome:
ATTCTTGCGCAATGGGTCTCGTGGCTTTGCTTACACACCAATTATCGCCAGCGGCTTCAATGCTTGTGTCCTTCACTACATCGAAAACGATGCGAAGTGCCATGAGGGAGATGTGATCTTGATGGATGTTGGTTGTGAGTACGGAAACTACGCCTCAGACATGACGCGCTGTATTCCGGTAAGCGGACGATTTACAGACCGTCAGAAAGCGGTGTACAATGCAGTATACAGCGTAATGCAAGATTGCATGAAGCTGTTACGTCCAGGTGTGTCACTACATGATTACCACCGTGAGGTAGGGGAGTTGATGACAAAACAGCTTCTTGACCTTGGGTTGATCGACAAGCACGACGTAGAAAAGCAGAACCCAGATTGGCCGGCGTACAAGAAATACTTCATGCATGGTACAAGCCACTTTATCGGACTAGACGTTCACGATTACGGGCTATGGCATGAGCCAATTCAGGCAGGCAATGTGTTTACTGTAGAGCCAGGTATCTACATCCGCGAAGAGAACCTCGGAATTCGATTGGAAAATGACATCGTGATTACCAATGACGGATACCACGATTTGATGGGCAGCATTCCATTGGAAGCTGATCACATTGAAGAGATTATGAACAGCTAAAAAGCAGCTGAAACCATATTGAAGTGAACGATACGCTTAACCGTGTATCGTTTCTTTTTTGCCATAATTTTCCATCAAGGCTCCTTCAAAATCAAGGAATTCTTGCCAACGCTTATCCACGTCAACGCCTTCTCCGTACTTGCGCGCGAAGGTGATGAAGGTGGTGTAATGGTTTGCTTCGCTGATCATCAATTCACGGTAGAATTCGCGTAGATCTTCGTCTTCCATTTCTTCGCTCAGGATGCGGAAACGCTCGCAGCTGCGTGCTTCAATCATGGCAGCGAAGAGTAGGCTTTCTACGAGCTGTTGCGGACGTGAGCCGCCCGTCTTGATGAATTTGGCCAGGTCGCGTACGTAAGGGTCTTTGCGCTCAGACCCGAGCTTTAGTCCACGCTCTTTGATCTTAGCGTGTACCATTCCAAAGTGCTCCATTTCCTCTAGAGAAATCTTGGTGAGCTCCTCCACCAAGTCTTCGTGTTCTGGGAAGCGGACAATGGTAGAAATCGCATTCGAAGCCGCCTTCTGTTCGCACCATGCATGGTCAGTAAGGATCTCAGAAATATTCTTCTCCACAATGTTCACCCAGCGAGGGTCAGTAGCGAGCCTCAATCCGAGCATGACTTTTTCTTGCTTTTCCATAGCTGCAAAATTAGCACAAAAAAAGCCCCGCAAGTGCGGGGCTTGAATGAGCCGAAGCTCAGAAAGTCTTACTTCTGTACGATCACGCGCTGAGTGAATTTCTCACCGTTTACGTTTACCTCGATAAGGTAAAGACCGTCTTGAAGATCTGCAGTTTCGAGTGTGAAAGTGCGGTTGAACACGTCTGAAAGATTGTTCTCGATCACGATTTCACCTGCTAGGTTGTAAAGACGTACAA
Coding sequences within it:
- a CDS encoding tRNA-(ms[2]io[6]A)-hydroxylase codes for the protein MLGLRLATDPRWVNIVEKNISEILTDHAWCEQKAASNAISTIVRFPEHEDLVEELTKISLEEMEHFGMVHAKIKERGLKLGSERKDPYVRDLAKFIKTGGSRPQQLVESLLFAAMIEARSCERFRILSEEMEDEDLREFYRELMISEANHYTTFITFARKYGEGVDVDKRWQEFLDFEGALMENYGKKETIHG